The proteins below come from a single Pirellulales bacterium genomic window:
- a CDS encoding NADH-quinone oxidoreductase subunit C, with protein MQGQPFLDRLKQRFGDKITGANLEAIDPWIEVSPDGLLEACRYLRDEPDLLFNFLSCISGIDYFEPDAKKAAKVAWKPHLEVVYHLWSVPHRVTLVLKVMLPRWKDDVAGELPEVPSVSGVWSTADWHEREVYDLSGVRFVGHSGLRRILCPEDWIGHPLRKDYEMPLEYHGIRGR; from the coding sequence GTGCAAGGCCAACCCTTCCTTGACCGCTTGAAGCAGCGTTTCGGCGACAAGATCACCGGCGCGAACCTCGAAGCCATCGATCCGTGGATTGAAGTTTCGCCCGACGGCTTATTGGAGGCTTGCAGGTATCTGCGCGACGAGCCGGATTTGCTGTTCAACTTCTTGAGCTGCATCTCGGGGATCGATTATTTCGAGCCGGATGCCAAGAAGGCCGCGAAGGTCGCCTGGAAGCCACATCTGGAGGTGGTCTATCATCTGTGGAGCGTGCCCCATCGCGTAACGCTGGTGCTCAAGGTGATGCTGCCGCGGTGGAAGGACGATGTGGCTGGGGAATTGCCGGAGGTCCCCTCGGTCAGCGGCGTCTGGAGCACGGCCGATTGGCACGAGCGCGAGGTCTACGACCTCTCGGGCGTTCGCTTCGTCGGCCACTCCGGTCTTCGCCGCATTCTCTGCCCGGAAGATTGGATCGGCCACCCCCTCCGCAAAGATTACGAGATGCCGCTGGAGTACCACGGAATTCGAGGTCGCTAG
- a CDS encoding NADH-quinone oxidoreductase subunit A encodes MTSPTAIAGYLALFTIIGAGFLFGNLFLGRFLRPKAPNKEKLEVYECGEPTIGSSFVQFDLRFYVVALLFIIFDVEVAFFFPWANVFGKATNLMDPNFVAVQSSTDTKHPGVELTPAAAAVYRELGVSRPTVPTLPTDAAASPSATGVKPQTVEQGSEAVRASAGRLALLSMVDIGAFFAVLLVGFAYVWKRGDLDWVRAVGSDRAAQVERPLATVPEPEPLLHV; translated from the coding sequence ATGACCTCGCCCACCGCAATTGCCGGGTATTTGGCCCTGTTCACGATCATCGGCGCTGGGTTTCTCTTTGGGAACTTGTTTTTAGGCCGGTTCCTGCGGCCCAAGGCCCCGAACAAGGAGAAGCTGGAAGTCTACGAATGCGGCGAGCCGACGATCGGGTCGAGTTTCGTGCAATTCGATCTGCGATTTTATGTGGTCGCATTGCTGTTCATCATCTTCGACGTTGAAGTGGCGTTTTTCTTCCCGTGGGCGAACGTGTTCGGGAAGGCCACCAATTTGATGGACCCGAATTTCGTCGCGGTGCAGAGTTCGACCGACACGAAGCACCCCGGCGTCGAACTGACGCCGGCTGCCGCGGCGGTGTATCGCGAGTTGGGCGTTAGTCGTCCGACCGTGCCGACCCTTCCGACCGACGCGGCAGCGTCCCCTTCGGCGACAGGCGTCAAACCGCAAACCGTCGAACAGGGGAGCGAGGCGGTGCGGGCCAGCGCCGGACGATTGGCGCTACTTTCGATGGTCGACATCGGCGCGTTCTTCGCCGTGCTCTTGGTCGGCTTCGCGTATGTGTGGAAGCGCGGCGATCTCGACTGGGTCCGCGCCGTCGGCTCCGACCGCGCCGCGCAGGTTGAACGTCCGTTGGCAACCGTACCGGAACCTGAGCCATTGCTCCACGTGTAG